One Bdellovibrio bacteriovorus str. Tiberius DNA segment encodes these proteins:
- a CDS encoding PAS domain-containing protein, producing MITDLLKDQNTLLEKINKTIPNSVYIFDLNEVNMVWFNDRVKDLYGYTLAELRALGPEYYARSMHPDDIPVLNAAIEKSRTLKEGEVISIEYRFKDHNGQYHWINDRITPFSRDADGNVATILGIATDVDDRKSYEETLKKTIEKMNLSLSAANMGTWEWDIEKNRLQWDTKMYEMHDVPVLPGLNPLDEVWKRAIREDMESVNRRIQEAVENRQDFYVTYRVTHSNQQIHHIKCYGKFMTQNGNTVSPRMYGVAWDSTEEFQTEREMAENKAKLISSTKMAALGEMSGGIAHEINNPLTVIQARAFQLQQMVDSGKMDPAKIKQAAESISRTADKIARIIKSLRSFAREGTYDPFEVIPLKQIIEETLEFCRTRFYNHGVEVEVGEIGPELEVECRLIQIEQVLLNLLNNSFDAISDLQEKWIRIKVVEQVDSIEIHVIDSGNGIPEKIAEQIMLPFFTTKEVGKGTGLGLSISAGIMKSHKGELILDRQAPNTTFVVRLPRWQEEEALSY from the coding sequence ATGATTACAGACCTTCTGAAAGACCAAAATACTCTGCTAGAGAAGATCAATAAAACGATCCCCAACAGCGTCTATATTTTCGACCTGAACGAGGTCAATATGGTGTGGTTCAACGACCGGGTGAAGGATCTGTATGGATACACCCTGGCCGAGCTTCGCGCCCTGGGCCCGGAATACTACGCCAGATCCATGCATCCAGACGACATCCCCGTTCTAAACGCCGCCATTGAAAAGTCCCGCACCCTGAAAGAGGGCGAGGTCATTTCCATCGAATACCGCTTTAAAGATCACAACGGGCAATATCACTGGATCAATGACCGCATCACACCTTTTTCCCGGGATGCAGATGGCAACGTCGCCACTATTTTGGGCATCGCCACCGATGTGGATGATCGCAAAAGCTATGAAGAGACTTTAAAAAAGACCATTGAAAAAATGAACCTGTCCCTTTCTGCCGCCAATATGGGAACCTGGGAATGGGATATCGAAAAAAACCGCCTGCAGTGGGACACGAAAATGTATGAAATGCATGACGTGCCGGTGCTGCCGGGCTTAAACCCGCTGGATGAAGTCTGGAAGCGCGCCATTCGCGAAGACATGGAAAGCGTCAATCGCCGCATTCAAGAGGCCGTTGAAAACCGCCAGGATTTCTATGTCACTTACCGGGTGACCCATTCCAATCAGCAGATCCATCACATCAAATGTTATGGCAAGTTCATGACCCAAAATGGCAACACCGTCAGCCCGCGCATGTACGGCGTCGCTTGGGATTCCACTGAAGAATTCCAGACAGAACGCGAAATGGCTGAAAACAAAGCCAAGCTGATTTCCTCCACCAAGATGGCCGCTCTGGGCGAGATGTCCGGCGGTATCGCGCATGAAATCAACAATCCCCTCACCGTCATCCAGGCCCGCGCCTTTCAGCTGCAGCAGATGGTGGACTCTGGCAAAATGGATCCGGCAAAAATCAAGCAGGCCGCTGAAAGCATCAGCCGTACCGCAGACAAGATTGCCCGTATCATCAAGTCCCTGCGCTCTTTCGCCCGCGAAGGCACTTACGATCCGTTTGAAGTCATTCCGTTAAAACAAATCATCGAAGAGACTTTGGAATTCTGCCGCACCAGATTTTACAATCATGGCGTGGAGGTCGAAGTCGGCGAAATCGGCCCGGAACTGGAAGTGGAATGCCGCCTGATTCAGATCGAACAGGTGTTGTTGAATCTGTTGAATAACTCTTTTGATGCCATCAGTGATTTACAGGAAAAATGGATTCGCATCAAAGTTGTCGAGCAGGTCGACAGCATCGAAATCCACGTGATTGATTCCGGCAACGGAATCCCGGAAAAAATCGCCGAACAGATCATGCTGCCCTTCTTCACCACCAAGGAAGTCGGCAAAGGCACGGGCTTGGGCCTAAGTATTTCTGCGGGTATTATGAAAAGCCACAAAGGCGAATTAATCCTGGATCGTCAGGCGCCGAACACGACATTTGTGGTGCGTCTGCCGCGCTGGCAGGAAGAAGAAGCTCTTAGCTATTGA
- a CDS encoding PstS family phosphate ABC transporter substrate-binding protein, producing MLTNFVVSLSVVIAAALAHAQAPVIKIDGSSTVFPITEAMAEEFQSSQRGKVRVTVGISGTGGGFKKFCRGETDVQNASRPIQASEIETCRKAGIKFLELPIAYDATAVVVNPKNTWLKSITVAELKKMWEPGAQGKINTWADVNPAWPKEKLKLYGAGSDSGTFDYFTEAVVGKSKSSRGDYTASEDDNTLVTGVSNDLYALGYVPLAYYEENKGKLKVVAIVGGDKAPKKNEAVLPGRETVENGSYFPLSRPIFIYVSEKSMAKAEVKEFVNFYISKSFEIVPQVKYVPLPAKAYDMVKDHVKKNKLGTVFGGHSEVGLKIEELMKREGSL from the coding sequence ATGTTGACCAACTTTGTAGTGTCTTTGTCTGTTGTTATTGCTGCGGCTTTGGCGCACGCACAAGCTCCAGTTATCAAAATCGATGGTTCCTCCACCGTATTCCCAATCACCGAAGCAATGGCTGAAGAATTCCAGTCTTCCCAACGTGGTAAAGTGCGCGTGACCGTCGGTATCTCCGGAACAGGTGGCGGCTTCAAAAAGTTCTGCCGTGGTGAAACAGACGTTCAAAATGCGTCCCGTCCAATTCAAGCCTCTGAAATCGAAACTTGCCGTAAAGCGGGTATCAAATTCCTGGAACTTCCAATCGCTTATGACGCTACTGCTGTGGTGGTAAACCCTAAAAACACATGGTTGAAGTCCATCACCGTGGCTGAACTTAAAAAAATGTGGGAACCAGGCGCTCAGGGTAAAATCAACACCTGGGCTGACGTAAACCCAGCTTGGCCAAAAGAAAAACTGAAATTGTACGGTGCAGGTTCTGACTCCGGTACCTTTGACTACTTCACGGAAGCAGTTGTTGGTAAATCCAAGTCTTCTCGCGGTGACTATACAGCTTCTGAAGATGACAACACTCTGGTGACAGGTGTTTCCAATGATCTTTACGCTTTGGGCTATGTTCCGCTGGCGTACTATGAAGAAAACAAAGGTAAGCTGAAAGTCGTAGCCATCGTCGGTGGCGACAAAGCCCCTAAGAAAAACGAAGCGGTGCTTCCAGGTCGCGAAACGGTTGAGAACGGTTCTTACTTCCCACTGTCTCGTCCAATCTTCATCTACGTTAGCGAAAAATCCATGGCCAAAGCTGAGGTGAAAGAGTTCGTGAACTTCTACATCAGCAAGTCCTTCGAAATCGTTCCTCAGGTGAAGTACGTTCCACTTCCAGCCAAGGCTTATGACATGGTTAAAGACCACGTTAAAAAGAACAAGCTTGGAACCGTCTTTGGCGGCCACTCTGAAGTGGGTTTGAAAATTGAAGAGTTGATGAAACGTGAAGGTTCGTTGTAG
- the pstC gene encoding phosphate ABC transporter permease subunit PstC → MRRLRERAIETVLFLAAASSVLVTIGIVGILVTESMPFFAHVPLKDFLTDTQWTPLFENARYGILPLLSGTLLSTVIALSVAIPLGTVAAAFLSEYVRPSAREILKPVLELLAAVPTVVYGYFALLFVTPLLQKIIPNLGGFNVLSAGIVIGVMIVPYVSSLSEDAMRSVPNHLREASFAVGASRMQTAFRVVIPAAFSGITSAYILGISRALGETMVVAIAAGMQPNLTINPTEPAATITAFIVQVSLGDLPHGSIGYQSIYVAGLSLLVLTLCFNIVGLWLRKKFQEKE, encoded by the coding sequence ATGCGTCGTTTAAGGGAGCGGGCCATTGAAACGGTCCTGTTCCTGGCGGCGGCTTCCTCGGTTCTGGTCACTATCGGCATCGTCGGTATCCTAGTGACGGAAAGCATGCCGTTCTTTGCGCATGTGCCCCTTAAAGACTTCTTAACAGACACGCAGTGGACACCGCTTTTTGAAAATGCCCGCTATGGTATTTTGCCTCTGCTCAGTGGAACTTTACTTTCCACGGTGATCGCGTTGTCGGTGGCAATACCACTAGGCACAGTGGCGGCAGCGTTTTTAAGTGAATACGTTCGTCCTTCGGCGCGTGAAATTTTAAAACCTGTCCTGGAACTTCTCGCGGCTGTACCTACAGTTGTTTACGGTTATTTTGCTTTGTTGTTTGTGACGCCTCTTTTGCAAAAGATCATTCCTAACCTTGGGGGCTTCAACGTCCTCAGTGCCGGAATCGTAATCGGGGTGATGATCGTTCCTTATGTGTCCAGTCTGAGTGAAGATGCCATGCGCTCGGTGCCTAATCACCTGCGCGAAGCTTCGTTTGCGGTAGGGGCGTCGCGCATGCAGACGGCCTTCCGGGTTGTGATTCCGGCGGCGTTTTCGGGGATCACTTCTGCTTACATTCTGGGCATCTCCCGTGCTTTGGGTGAAACCATGGTGGTGGCGATCGCGGCGGGCATGCAGCCCAATCTGACGATCAATCCCACCGAACCTGCGGCGACCATCACGGCCTTTATCGTTCAGGTCAGTTTGGGGGATTTGCCTCACGGTTCGATCGGGTATCAGAGTATTTACGTGGCGGGGTTGAGCCTTTTGGTGCTGACCTTGTGTTTCAATATCGTGGGCCTGTGGCTGCGTAAAAAGTTCCAGGAGAAAGAGTAA
- the pstA gene encoding phosphate ABC transporter permease PstA, with protein MDSRQELLANIKRRQMWDFAFALMGLLSLLFALVTLLALIVDLGMTGIPRINAEFFVNFPSRFAEKAGILSAWVGSFLIMVTTAVCAIPLGVAAGVYLEEYSKKNWVSQIIELNIINLAGIPSITYGLMALGLFVYKLKLGQSILTAGLTLGLLVLPIIIVTTREAIRAIPNTIREASYAMGASKWQTIRYHILPYSSGGILTGVIISLSRAIGETAPLITIGALTFIAFLPTPPIDGQFPYVNFTWLMDPFTVMPIQMFNWLSRPQPEFHVNAAATGVVLLVMTLIMNGGAIYLRSRFRKKMKW; from the coding sequence ATGGATTCACGTCAGGAACTTTTGGCGAATATCAAGCGCCGTCAGATGTGGGATTTTGCTTTTGCCCTGATGGGTTTGTTGTCACTGCTTTTTGCTTTGGTGACTTTGCTGGCGCTGATTGTGGATCTGGGGATGACCGGGATTCCGCGCATCAATGCTGAATTCTTCGTAAACTTCCCTTCGCGCTTTGCTGAAAAAGCGGGGATCTTATCAGCATGGGTGGGATCTTTCCTGATCATGGTGACCACGGCGGTTTGTGCCATTCCTTTGGGGGTGGCCGCTGGTGTGTACTTGGAAGAATACTCCAAGAAAAACTGGGTGTCGCAGATCATTGAATTGAACATCATCAACTTGGCGGGGATCCCATCGATCACTTACGGTCTGATGGCGCTGGGTCTGTTTGTATACAAGTTAAAACTGGGTCAGAGCATTCTGACCGCCGGTTTGACTTTGGGGTTGTTGGTTCTGCCAATCATCATCGTGACCACACGTGAAGCCATCCGTGCGATCCCGAACACCATCCGTGAGGCGAGCTACGCGATGGGGGCCAGCAAGTGGCAGACCATCCGCTATCATATTCTGCCTTATTCTTCCGGTGGTATTCTGACGGGTGTGATTATCTCACTGTCCCGTGCTATCGGTGAAACAGCACCGTTGATCACGATTGGCGCTTTGACGTTTATCGCGTTCTTGCCAACGCCGCCGATTGACGGGCAGTTCCCTTATGTGAATTTCACCTGGCTCATGGATCCATTCACCGTGATGCCTATTCAGATGTTTAACTGGTTGTCACGACCTCAGCCCGAGTTCCACGTGAACGCGGCGGCCACGGGTGTGGTGTTGCTTGTGATGACTTTGATTATGAACGGTGGGGCGATTTACCTGCGCTCCCGTTTCCGTAAAAAGATGAAGTGGTAA
- the pstB gene encoding phosphate ABC transporter ATP-binding protein PstB — MQLNLRAEVKNLVFSYGDKKVLNGITLPIYENRVTALIGPSGCGKTTLLRCFNRMHDLYANAQYQGEILLYPNQSNILGKDIDPMEVRMRIGMVFQKPNPFPKSIYDNVAYGLTVRGVKKKSFIEEQVEKSLQQASLWNEVKDRLHSSATALSGGQQQRLCIARALATEPEILLLDEPTSALDPISTRHIEELIQELRKDVTIAIVTHSLHQAARVSDFTAFMYLGDLIEFGASDQIFTNPKDQRTENYITGRFG; from the coding sequence ATGCAGTTGAATTTGCGCGCTGAAGTTAAAAATCTGGTTTTCTCTTACGGTGATAAAAAAGTTCTGAACGGCATCACGTTGCCGATTTATGAAAACCGCGTCACTGCTTTGATTGGTCCTTCCGGTTGCGGTAAGACCACGCTGCTTCGTTGTTTCAACCGCATGCATGATCTTTACGCCAATGCCCAGTATCAGGGCGAGATTCTGCTTTATCCAAATCAAAGCAACATCCTGGGTAAAGACATCGACCCAATGGAAGTGCGCATGCGTATCGGAATGGTTTTCCAAAAACCAAATCCATTCCCAAAAAGCATCTATGACAACGTCGCTTACGGGCTGACGGTTCGCGGGGTCAAAAAGAAAAGCTTCATCGAAGAACAAGTTGAAAAGTCCCTGCAGCAGGCGAGCCTTTGGAACGAAGTCAAAGATCGTTTGCACTCTTCAGCGACCGCGCTTTCCGGCGGCCAGCAGCAGCGTCTGTGCATCGCCCGCGCCCTGGCGACCGAACCTGAAATCCTGCTGCTGGATGAACCTACATCAGCCCTGGATCCAATCTCCACTCGTCACATCGAAGAGCTGATTCAAGAGCTTCGTAAAGACGTCACAATCGCGATCGTCACCCACAGCTTGCACCAGGCAGCCCGTGTGTCGGACTTCACCGCATTCATGTATCTGGGCGACCTGATCGAATTCGGCGCCAGTGATCAGATCTTCACCAACCCAAAAGATCAAAGAACAGAAAACTACATCACAGGCCGCTTCGGCTAA
- a CDS encoding GDP-mannose 4,6-dehydratase, whose protein sequence is MTQFWSGKRVFITCPTGFLGAWLVQTLLDSQAQVFGFGEPAATSPNLFDLKNLGQKISMTYGDMRDESALREALQFAEADVVLHLGESGLISDLGKRPLETFGKAALGTATLMELMRETASVRSLVVVSSDKVYGRKISGEDLTETDAVAPSAILPTAKLCAEMIALSYRQSFFAPEKYNKHKIAIATARIGSAIGGGDFTEQALIPQAVQAFVAGNSFDLKNPQSVRPWIHVLDQVVGLMSLAEALYERGPKLAPTYNFAAKDTNTVGEVAQALATAWGENARVNLGEGSKSSLSVHANLDSKLAQSDLNWKVQRNLTDTLKETLQWYKEFYSSRTSATL, encoded by the coding sequence GTGACTCAATTCTGGAGCGGTAAAAGAGTTTTCATCACGTGCCCCACGGGTTTTCTGGGGGCGTGGCTGGTGCAGACTCTGCTTGATTCCCAAGCCCAGGTGTTTGGCTTTGGCGAGCCCGCCGCGACATCTCCGAATCTTTTTGATTTGAAAAATCTGGGGCAGAAAATCTCGATGACCTACGGGGATATGCGGGATGAGTCCGCGTTGCGCGAGGCTTTGCAGTTTGCTGAAGCGGATGTGGTTTTGCATCTGGGGGAAAGCGGTCTGATTTCTGACCTTGGCAAAAGACCTTTGGAAACCTTTGGCAAAGCAGCACTTGGAACGGCGACCTTGATGGAGCTGATGCGGGAAACCGCATCGGTGCGTTCCTTGGTGGTGGTCAGCTCAGATAAGGTCTATGGACGAAAAATTTCCGGCGAGGATCTGACTGAAACAGATGCAGTGGCGCCGTCAGCGATTTTACCCACAGCAAAGCTCTGTGCCGAGATGATTGCTCTTTCTTATCGTCAGAGTTTTTTTGCCCCTGAAAAATACAATAAACATAAAATCGCCATAGCCACGGCTCGTATTGGTTCTGCCATTGGTGGCGGGGACTTCACCGAGCAGGCGTTGATTCCGCAGGCTGTGCAGGCCTTCGTGGCTGGCAACAGCTTTGATTTAAAGAACCCTCAGTCCGTGCGCCCGTGGATTCACGTGTTGGATCAGGTGGTGGGCCTGATGAGTCTTGCCGAGGCTTTGTATGAACGCGGACCGAAGCTTGCGCCGACCTATAATTTTGCGGCGAAAGATACTAACACAGTCGGTGAAGTTGCGCAAGCTTTGGCGACAGCCTGGGGAGAAAATGCCCGGGTGAATTTGGGCGAGGGGTCGAAGTCCTCGTTGTCCGTGCATGCGAATTTGGATTCAAAGCTCGCTCAGAGCGATCTGAACTGGAAAGTTCAAAGAAATCTCACAGATACTCTGAAAGAAACACTTCAGTGGTATAAAGAATTTTATTCTTCAAGGACTTCTGCTACCTTGTAG